Proteins encoded in a region of the Cytobacillus pseudoceanisediminis genome:
- a CDS encoding YheC/YheD family endospore coat-associated protein, whose translation MRKQYQIEISDSASKTVYIPNELNLHTHLTKLAFGTHSKDAAFLLQKTKKNSIVISKDVADALHFPDLKIPLHAFANKGTLYLGPLVGIFTSGFTSFPLRPVGDRTLFFAKLLSVKKTVGAIPYLFGDQHINWEQGTIRGLFYHEEGWETFEVPFPNVVYDRLPNRKSERRNELKEVRDRLQKDYLIPWYNPGFFNKLDVYERLQNDEDISHYLPETHPFSSFSVIERMLADYGHVFLKPINGSLGLGIHQIIYDKKDGHYYCRYRVRDENRLRKFNSLENLMGNIFAGRSLSRMLVQQGIHLLRHEQRTIDFRIHTNKDENGEWNVTASAAKMAGHGSVTTHVKSGGEIKTLEELFESDAEKAAAVEKLSEAALKISKALERNMEGIIGEIGFDFGLDRNGHVWLFEANSKPGRSIFKHPQLREFDFLTRKLSLAFAVFLAEASIMKPQEIFR comes from the coding sequence ATTTCCGATTCTGCCTCCAAAACAGTTTATATTCCTAACGAGCTTAACCTTCATACTCATTTGACGAAATTGGCCTTTGGCACACACTCAAAAGATGCCGCTTTCTTACTTCAGAAAACAAAGAAAAACTCCATCGTCATAAGTAAAGATGTGGCAGATGCACTGCATTTCCCTGATCTCAAGATTCCTTTGCATGCATTTGCCAATAAGGGGACACTGTACCTCGGCCCGCTTGTAGGAATCTTCACATCAGGCTTCACCTCCTTTCCTTTAAGGCCAGTCGGGGACCGGACCCTGTTTTTTGCCAAGTTGCTTTCTGTCAAAAAAACGGTTGGAGCAATTCCGTATTTGTTCGGTGACCAGCATATCAACTGGGAACAAGGAACAATCAGGGGGCTTTTCTATCATGAGGAAGGATGGGAAACGTTTGAAGTGCCTTTTCCGAATGTTGTATATGATCGGCTTCCCAATAGGAAAAGCGAAAGAAGAAACGAACTTAAAGAAGTTCGTGACCGCCTGCAGAAAGACTATTTAATTCCCTGGTATAATCCTGGATTCTTTAATAAATTGGATGTTTATGAAAGACTGCAGAACGATGAGGATATTAGTCACTACTTGCCGGAAACCCACCCTTTTTCTTCATTTTCTGTCATTGAAAGAATGCTGGCTGATTATGGTCATGTTTTCCTAAAACCGATTAATGGAAGCCTGGGGCTTGGAATTCATCAAATAATTTATGATAAAAAGGATGGGCATTATTATTGCCGGTATAGAGTTCGGGATGAAAACCGCCTGAGAAAGTTTAACAGTCTGGAAAATTTGATGGGGAATATTTTTGCAGGACGGAGTTTAAGCCGGATGCTTGTTCAGCAGGGAATCCACTTGCTCCGCCATGAACAGAGGACAATTGATTTCAGGATTCATACGAATAAAGATGAAAATGGGGAATGGAATGTAACAGCTTCAGCTGCAAAAATGGCTGGACATGGCAGTGTTACAACTCATGTTAAAAGCGGCGGTGAAATCAAAACCCTGGAAGAGTTGTTTGAATCCGATGCTGAAAAAGCGGCAGCAGTGGAAAAATTGAGTGAGGCGGCATTAAAAATCAGCAAGGCCCTGGAACGGAACATGGAAGGAATCATTGGTGAAATCGGCTTTGACTTTGGGTTGGACCGAAATGGCCATGTATGGCTTTTCGAAGCAAACTCAAAGCCTGGCAGATCTATATTTAAACATCCTCAACTCCGGGAGTTCGACTTTCTTACCCGCAAGCTTTCGCTTGCATTTGCAGTCTTCCTTGCCGAAGCATCCATTATGAAGCCCCAGGAAATATTCAGATGA
- a CDS encoding YheC/YheD family endospore coat-associated protein codes for MKIYYDWASRTWFSSTSCTLGRDPHPLSTIGPKAEQNLISFSLSMQNDNAGPVIGILTGKGKDQSIAGNGPLFKALQKNILQQNGVSFVFTAEDLEENSVNGYIYFPQLDKWIEARCPLPHLVYNRVPFRKIEKTEAFHKASRFFKEHNIPFFNPGFLDKFEVFQLFKDHPPLQEYIPETILVSGPKELKNFIRKYNNIYLKPANGSKGKGIYHLSQLGNGMRLNGLHDSFSYTDYKNFWNQWGILLTNKPYMAQKAISPARKEGKRFDFRILAHFSEGNYSVTGIGIRQSKEQDITTHIPNGGVMIPYESVRTQEHDEFIHSAVVEAGKLLEKTKGFYGEYSIDAGLTDQGTYVIYEINSKPMSFDEVWIEEKELKN; via the coding sequence ATGAAGATTTATTATGACTGGGCCAGCAGGACATGGTTCAGCAGCACCAGCTGTACACTTGGAAGGGATCCTCATCCTTTAAGCACCATTGGACCGAAGGCGGAACAAAATTTGATTTCCTTTTCATTGTCAATGCAAAACGATAATGCAGGACCGGTGATAGGCATCCTGACCGGAAAAGGAAAGGACCAGTCTATCGCAGGCAATGGCCCTTTATTTAAGGCACTGCAGAAAAACATACTACAGCAAAATGGAGTTTCCTTTGTATTTACGGCAGAAGACCTAGAGGAGAATTCCGTAAATGGCTATATTTATTTTCCCCAGCTGGATAAATGGATTGAGGCAAGATGCCCTCTTCCTCATCTTGTCTACAACAGGGTGCCTTTCCGGAAAATTGAAAAAACAGAAGCCTTTCATAAAGCGAGCCGTTTTTTTAAGGAACATAATATTCCATTTTTCAACCCGGGTTTTCTGGACAAATTCGAAGTTTTCCAGTTATTTAAGGACCATCCCCCGCTGCAGGAGTATATTCCTGAAACCATTCTTGTCTCAGGTCCAAAAGAGCTTAAGAACTTTATCCGCAAATATAATAATATCTACTTAAAGCCCGCAAACGGGTCCAAGGGCAAAGGGATTTATCATTTAAGCCAGCTGGGAAATGGAATGCGATTGAACGGTCTGCACGATTCATTCAGTTACACTGATTATAAAAATTTCTGGAACCAATGGGGTATTCTCCTGACGAATAAACCTTATATGGCACAGAAAGCGATCAGCCCTGCCAGAAAGGAAGGGAAGCGATTTGATTTTAGAATTCTGGCCCATTTCAGCGAAGGCAACTATTCTGTTACAGGGATAGGCATCAGGCAGTCTAAGGAACAGGATATTACAACACACATACCGAATGGCGGTGTAATGATTCCATATGAAAGTGTCCGTACGCAAGAACATGATGAGTTTATTCATTCTGCAGTTGTGGAAGCAGGAAAGCTCCTTGAGAAGACAAAAGGTTTTTATGGAGAATACTCTATTGATGCAGGATTAACTGACCAGGGCACTTATGTAATTTATGAAATAAATTCCAAGCCAATGAGTTTTGATGAAGTCTGGATAGAAGAAAAAGAATTGAAGAACTGA
- a CDS encoding YheE family protein produces MLTHFQFKPLYENKQLPGWTFSFYFKKQKMTGIYHPDGKIEWTSGDPAGQEDSLKSQIHELMLFHVYE; encoded by the coding sequence ATGCTGACACACTTTCAATTCAAACCTTTATATGAAAATAAACAATTGCCGGGATGGACATTTTCTTTTTATTTTAAAAAGCAAAAAATGACTGGCATCTATCATCCTGACGGCAAAATTGAATGGACTTCCGGTGACCCCGCCGGGCAGGAGGATAGCCTGAAATCCCAAATCCACGAATTAATGTTATTTCATGTGTATGAATGA
- a CDS encoding metal-sensitive transcriptional regulator: MEYSPEMKNRLKRLEGQVRGVIRMMEEEKHCKDVVTQLSAVRSAVDRAMGYIVAKNLETCIREAADEGKNAENAIQEAVNMIVKSR, encoded by the coding sequence ATGGAATATTCACCGGAAATGAAAAACCGCTTGAAGAGGCTGGAAGGGCAGGTGCGGGGTGTTATCCGAATGATGGAAGAAGAAAAACACTGCAAGGATGTTGTAACGCAATTATCTGCTGTCCGTTCTGCAGTTGACCGTGCAATGGGATATATTGTAGCTAAAAATCTTGAGACATGCATTCGGGAAGCTGCTGACGAAGGCAAAAATGCGGAGAATGCAATTCAGGAAGCAGTGAATATGATTGTGAAAAGCAGATGA
- a CDS encoding PucR family transcriptional regulator: MLKKLHDQYPGSLLENEKPDFSFYSDMYWLHHEDSGQWLGIPSQEVSADSLMVLKTLFEFHDCSIHHAPASQAWFQYLFSNGEIPSLAKDVPYRLVQFKMSEGDWIREDMEAAFKGFFEKDILILWNGPARGVIVEEANAPLAEEEFLAISNAFESDFFVKTAFYIGIPNRFEAHLRNYFKEEQRFFEQASSLLPAEKVLKYETLFPSLVTGSMDAILKKSLLSRLSLLQEDSELLHTIKVFLQNSSNVSLTAKKLYVHRNTLQYRLDKFTEKTGLQLKDFNSALTVYLACLLVEQK; the protein is encoded by the coding sequence ATGTTAAAAAAATTACATGACCAATATCCGGGCTCTCTGCTTGAAAATGAAAAACCTGATTTTAGCTTTTATTCTGATATGTACTGGCTTCATCATGAGGATTCAGGCCAATGGCTGGGCATCCCATCTCAAGAGGTATCAGCAGACAGTCTGATGGTCTTAAAAACTTTATTTGAATTCCATGACTGCTCCATTCACCATGCTCCCGCTTCCCAGGCCTGGTTTCAATACCTATTTTCCAATGGGGAAATTCCATCATTAGCAAAAGATGTTCCGTACAGGCTTGTTCAATTTAAGATGTCTGAAGGCGATTGGATACGCGAGGATATGGAAGCTGCTTTTAAAGGTTTTTTTGAAAAGGACATTTTGATTTTATGGAACGGACCAGCTAGAGGAGTCATTGTAGAGGAAGCTAACGCCCCACTAGCCGAAGAAGAATTCCTTGCTATTTCCAATGCTTTTGAAAGCGATTTTTTTGTAAAAACGGCCTTTTACATCGGCATTCCGAATAGGTTCGAGGCACATTTGCGCAATTATTTTAAAGAAGAACAGCGTTTTTTTGAGCAAGCCTCCTCTTTGCTTCCAGCCGAAAAGGTGCTGAAATACGAAACGCTATTTCCATCTCTTGTCACCGGAAGTATGGATGCAATTTTAAAAAAGAGCCTGCTTTCACGCCTTTCTTTACTGCAAGAAGACTCTGAACTTCTGCACACCATAAAAGTTTTTTTACAGAACAGCTCCAACGTTTCATTAACTGCGAAAAAATTGTATGTCCACCGAAATACGCTGCAATACAGGCTGGATAAATTCACTGAGAAAACCGGCCTTCAATTAAAAGATTTCAACAGTGCCCTGACTGTTTACTTAGCTTGTTTGCTGGTCGAGCAAAAATGA
- a CDS encoding ABC transporter ATP-binding protein has translation MAELKLDNIYKIYDNKVTAVEDFNLHIQDKEFIVFVGPSGCGKSTTLRMIAGLEEISKGDFYIDEKRVNDVPPKDRDIAMVFQNYALYPHMSVYDNMAFGLKLRKFPKDEIDRRVKEAAKILGLEPYLDRKPKALSGGQRQRVALGRAIVRDAKVFLMDEPLSNLDAKLRVQMRAEIAKLHQRLQTTTIYVTHDQTEAMTMATRLVVMKDGVIQQVGAPKEVYEKPENVFVGGFIGSPAMNFFNGKLEDGKFVIGKTQIAVPEGKMKVLREQGYTSKDIVLGIRPEDIHDEPVFIDASAGSKINARIDVSELTGAETMIYSSIEGQDFVARVDSRTDIKPGQNLELAFDMNKAHFFDANSERRIRSEKE, from the coding sequence ATGGCAGAATTAAAGCTCGATAATATTTATAAAATTTATGACAATAAAGTAACGGCAGTAGAAGATTTTAACCTTCATATACAGGATAAAGAGTTTATCGTATTTGTCGGTCCTTCCGGCTGCGGTAAATCCACAACTCTCCGTATGATTGCTGGCCTTGAGGAAATTTCTAAAGGCGACTTCTATATCGATGAAAAACGTGTCAACGATGTCCCTCCAAAAGATCGTGATATTGCAATGGTTTTCCAGAACTATGCACTTTATCCGCATATGTCTGTATACGATAACATGGCTTTCGGTCTTAAGCTCCGTAAATTTCCAAAAGACGAAATCGACCGCCGTGTTAAGGAAGCAGCTAAAATTCTTGGTCTGGAGCCTTATCTTGACCGCAAACCAAAAGCATTGTCAGGCGGTCAGCGACAGCGTGTAGCCTTAGGCCGTGCGATTGTCCGTGATGCAAAGGTATTCCTGATGGATGAACCTTTATCAAATCTTGATGCAAAGCTTCGTGTTCAAATGCGTGCAGAAATTGCCAAACTTCATCAGCGTCTTCAAACTACAACCATCTATGTAACCCATGACCAGACAGAGGCCATGACAATGGCTACCCGCCTGGTTGTTATGAAAGATGGAGTGATTCAGCAGGTTGGCGCACCTAAAGAAGTTTATGAGAAGCCTGAAAACGTATTTGTAGGCGGATTTATTGGTTCACCTGCCATGAACTTCTTTAATGGAAAGCTTGAAGACGGCAAGTTTGTCATTGGCAAAACTCAGATTGCTGTCCCAGAGGGTAAAATGAAGGTGCTTCGTGAACAAGGGTATACAAGCAAAGACATTGTCCTTGGCATTCGTCCAGAAGACATTCATGATGAGCCGGTATTTATTGATGCTTCTGCCGGTTCTAAAATCAATGCCCGCATTGACGTTTCCGAACTGACTGGGGCTGAAACAATGATTTACTCAAGCATCGAAGGCCAGGATTTTGTTGCACGTGTTGATTCCCGCACAGATATTAAGCCAGGCCAAAATCTTGAGCTTGCTTTCGATATGAATAAAGCTCATTTCTTTGATGCAAACTCCGAAAGAAGAATTCGTTCTGAAAAAGAATAA
- a CDS encoding alpha/beta-type small acid-soluble spore protein, whose amino-acid sequence MNNQSSSRSNSSNQLLVPGVSQALDQMKYEIATEFGVNLGAETTSRANGSVGGEITKRLVQMAEQQLGGGSF is encoded by the coding sequence ATGAACAACCAATCATCTAGCAGAAGCAATTCCTCAAACCAATTATTAGTACCAGGAGTATCACAAGCACTTGATCAAATGAAGTACGAAATCGCTACTGAATTTGGTGTAAACCTTGGTGCAGAAACAACTTCTCGCGCTAACGGATCTGTTGGAGGAGAAATCACAAAACGCCTTGTACAAATGGCTGAACAACAACTTGGCGGCGGTTCTTTCTAA
- the fumC gene encoding class II fumarate hydratase: MADFRIEKDTLGEVKVPADKYWGAQTQRSKDNFKIGIEKMPMEVIYAFAKVKRSAAVVNNKLGKLSDDKKDAITRACDEVLDHKFDSHFPLAVWQTGSGTQSNMNVNEVVAKKANELLGKKGQQEIKVHPNDDVNMSQSSNDTFPTAMHIAAYTEVEEKLLPSLKELIKTVKLKEEAFNTIVKIGRTHLQDATPLTLGQEISGWRAMLEKNEKMLMDAKHYLLDLAIGGTAVGTGINADKSFGSEMANEISRLTGYSFRSSENKFQALTSHNEIVHVHGTLKGLAADLMKIANDVRWLASGPRSGIGELSIPANEPGSSIMPGKVNPTQSEALTMVVCQVFGNDASIGFAASQGNFELNVFKPVIIYNLLQSIRILADGMASFNENCMMGLEANKEVIKGHVERSLMLVTALNPHIGYEKAAEIAKLAFRENSTLKEAALKTGYITEEQYENWVVPEKMI, translated from the coding sequence TTGGCTGATTTCAGAATTGAAAAGGATACACTTGGCGAAGTGAAGGTGCCTGCGGATAAATATTGGGGAGCCCAGACGCAGCGGAGCAAGGATAATTTTAAAATCGGCATTGAAAAAATGCCGATGGAAGTGATTTATGCTTTTGCTAAGGTAAAGCGTTCAGCTGCAGTGGTCAACAATAAACTTGGGAAACTGTCTGATGATAAAAAGGATGCCATCACAAGGGCCTGTGATGAAGTTCTTGATCATAAATTTGACTCTCATTTTCCGCTGGCTGTCTGGCAGACAGGGAGTGGCACACAATCAAATATGAATGTAAATGAGGTTGTCGCGAAAAAAGCAAACGAATTGCTGGGCAAGAAGGGTCAGCAAGAAATTAAAGTTCATCCAAATGATGATGTCAATATGTCTCAAAGCTCGAATGATACATTTCCGACTGCCATGCATATCGCAGCTTATACCGAGGTGGAGGAAAAACTGCTTCCATCCTTAAAGGAATTAATAAAGACAGTCAAATTGAAAGAGGAAGCCTTTAATACAATCGTGAAAATAGGAAGGACTCATTTACAGGATGCAACTCCTCTTACATTGGGCCAGGAGATCAGCGGCTGGCGTGCCATGCTTGAAAAGAACGAAAAAATGCTGATGGATGCAAAGCATTACCTGCTTGACTTAGCCATTGGCGGTACTGCAGTCGGTACAGGCATTAATGCAGATAAGTCATTTGGATCTGAAATGGCAAACGAAATATCCAGACTTACAGGCTATTCATTCCGCTCTTCTGAAAATAAATTTCAGGCTCTGACCAGCCATAATGAAATTGTCCATGTTCATGGCACATTGAAGGGGCTTGCAGCAGATTTAATGAAAATCGCGAATGATGTCCGCTGGCTCGCAAGCGGGCCGCGCAGCGGAATTGGGGAATTATCGATACCAGCAAATGAACCTGGCAGTTCAATCATGCCAGGCAAAGTAAATCCGACACAGAGTGAAGCCCTTACGATGGTGGTTTGCCAGGTCTTTGGAAATGATGCGTCGATTGGATTTGCTGCCAGTCAGGGGAATTTCGAATTGAATGTGTTCAAGCCTGTTATAATTTATAATCTTCTTCAAAGCATCAGAATTCTTGCAGATGGAATGGCCTCTTTCAATGAAAATTGCATGATGGGACTGGAAGCTAATAAAGAAGTGATTAAAGGGCATGTTGAAAGGTCACTAATGCTTGTAACAGCACTTAATCCGCATATTGGCTATGAAAAAGCAGCGGAAATAGCAAAACTCGCATTTAGAGAAAATTCAACATTGAAAGAAGCAGCATTAAAAACTGGCTATATTACTGAAGAACAATATGAGAATTGGGTAGTACCCGAAAAAATGATCTAA
- a CDS encoding ABC transporter ATP-binding protein: MFSILGKLSWFFKENWKRYTIAITLLIIVGILDVMPPRLVGMAIDDIHLGEMSSAKIMEYLGLLAIITIVSYGITYIWMYQLFGGAFLVERKLRSQFMGHLLKMTPTFFEKNRTGDLMARATNDLKAISVTAGFGILTLVDSSVFMLTILFTMGFLVSWKLTFAAILPLPIMAYLIKIYGKKIHTRFMSAQDAFGELNDRVLESVSGVRVVRAYVQERADQQRFHELTEDVYNKNIEVAKIDSLFEPTIKVIVGLSYLIGLGYGAYLVFHQAITLGQLVSFNVYLGMLIWPMFAIGELINVMQRGNASLDRVQETLSAKQDIKNPESPYIVETPASVTFKDVHFQYPSSKTANLKGIKLHIERGETLGIVGKTGSGKTTFIKQLLREYPSGTGMLAIADVPIEEQELERTRGWIGYVPQDHVLFSRTVRENILFGKEDATVEDMQKAIDLAAFRKDLELLPEGLETLVGEKGVALSGGQKQRISIARALVKDPEILILDDSLSAVDAKTEKKIIDNIRTDRKGKTTIITTHRMSAVQHADHIIVLDEGGISEEGTHEDLMAADGWYKEQFLRQQTQVSEEEEVIS; encoded by the coding sequence TTGTTTTCGATTTTAGGAAAATTAAGCTGGTTTTTTAAAGAAAACTGGAAGAGGTACACAATTGCTATTACTCTGCTAATCATTGTCGGAATCCTTGATGTAATGCCTCCAAGGCTTGTAGGAATGGCAATTGATGACATTCATCTGGGTGAAATGAGCAGTGCTAAAATCATGGAGTACCTTGGTTTATTGGCGATTATCACAATTGTTTCCTATGGAATTACGTATATTTGGATGTATCAGCTCTTCGGAGGGGCATTTTTGGTAGAAAGAAAACTGCGTTCACAGTTTATGGGACACCTATTGAAAATGACCCCAACATTTTTTGAGAAAAACCGGACCGGTGATTTAATGGCCAGGGCTACAAATGATTTAAAAGCTATATCAGTTACAGCCGGATTTGGAATATTGACACTGGTGGATTCCAGCGTATTTATGCTGACGATATTATTTACAATGGGATTTCTGGTTAGCTGGAAACTAACCTTTGCTGCAATATTGCCTCTGCCTATCATGGCTTATCTGATAAAGATTTACGGGAAGAAGATTCATACACGGTTTATGAGTGCTCAGGATGCCTTCGGAGAACTCAATGACCGGGTTCTTGAATCTGTTTCGGGAGTCAGGGTGGTGCGCGCTTATGTGCAGGAAAGAGCAGATCAGCAGCGTTTCCATGAACTCACTGAAGATGTTTACAACAAAAATATTGAAGTGGCTAAAATTGATTCTCTTTTTGAGCCAACCATAAAGGTGATTGTGGGCTTAAGCTATCTTATAGGACTGGGGTATGGTGCTTATCTTGTTTTCCATCAAGCCATCACCCTTGGCCAGCTCGTGTCATTTAATGTGTATTTAGGCATGCTGATTTGGCCAATGTTCGCTATCGGAGAATTAATTAATGTTATGCAAAGAGGAAATGCATCGCTTGATCGGGTACAGGAAACATTGTCCGCTAAGCAGGATATTAAGAATCCTGAATCCCCGTATATCGTTGAAACGCCTGCCAGTGTAACCTTTAAGGATGTTCATTTCCAATATCCTTCTTCAAAAACGGCTAACCTCAAAGGGATTAAGCTGCATATCGAGCGCGGGGAAACGCTGGGGATTGTAGGGAAAACAGGAAGCGGGAAGACCACTTTCATAAAGCAGCTATTAAGAGAATACCCATCAGGCACCGGGATGCTTGCAATTGCTGATGTTCCAATTGAAGAACAGGAGCTTGAAAGAACGAGGGGATGGATCGGTTACGTTCCACAGGATCATGTTCTTTTCTCCAGAACTGTCCGGGAAAACATCCTTTTTGGAAAAGAGGACGCGACTGTAGAAGATATGCAAAAGGCAATTGATTTGGCAGCTTTCCGCAAAGACCTTGAACTGCTGCCTGAAGGGCTTGAAACACTGGTCGGTGAAAAGGGAGTGGCCTTATCAGGAGGACAAAAACAGCGGATTTCCATTGCTCGTGCACTAGTGAAGGATCCGGAAATTCTGATCCTTGATGACTCACTTTCAGCCGTTGATGCCAAAACGGAAAAAAAGATCATTGATAATATCCGGACTGACCGCAAGGGTAAAACGACAATAATTACAACCCACAGGATGTCAGCCGTCCAGCACGCTGATCATATTATCGTCCTTGATGAAGGAGGAATTTCAGAAGAAGGCACTCATGAGGACTTAATGGCTGCAGATGGATGGTACAAGGAACAATTTTTGAGGCAGCAAACACAAGTCTCTGAGGAAGAGGAGGTGATTTCATGA
- a CDS encoding alpha/beta fold hydrolase → MLYYRTYVKDESLPWVTFVHGAGGSSAIWYKQMREYKKHFNVLLVDLRGHGQSGRGTWEEGDHFSEVSLEIVEVLDHLHIPESHFVGISLGTIVIQTIAQDHPERVASMILGGAITELNWRTRFLIAIANLTKYMLPYMLLYQLFAWIIMPKRNHLESRHAFVRQAAKMCQKEFINWLSLTKSVNPYLGKIQSSISHIPTLFIMGQEDHLFIKSVRSIAQKAKTATVKVITGAGHVCNIDKPDAFNQITIDFIRRQKRRLAS, encoded by the coding sequence ATGCTATATTACCGTACGTATGTAAAAGATGAATCATTGCCATGGGTTACCTTTGTTCATGGTGCAGGGGGCAGCTCTGCAATTTGGTATAAACAAATGAGAGAGTATAAAAAGCATTTCAATGTTCTGCTGGTAGATTTGCGGGGACATGGTCAATCTGGAAGAGGCACATGGGAAGAAGGAGATCATTTTTCGGAAGTATCTCTGGAAATAGTTGAGGTGCTTGATCATCTCCATATCCCCGAGTCTCACTTCGTAGGGATCTCGCTGGGAACAATAGTGATTCAGACAATTGCGCAGGATCATCCGGAAAGAGTGGCTTCCATGATTTTGGGCGGAGCGATAACAGAATTGAACTGGCGTACAAGATTTTTGATAGCCATTGCCAATTTAACTAAGTATATGCTGCCGTATATGCTTCTTTATCAGCTGTTTGCCTGGATTATCATGCCAAAAAGAAATCATCTTGAATCAAGACATGCCTTCGTAAGACAGGCAGCAAAAATGTGCCAAAAGGAATTTATCAACTGGCTGTCCTTAACAAAGTCAGTCAATCCTTACCTTGGAAAAATCCAGTCAAGCATATCCCACATCCCTACCCTTTTCATCATGGGGCAGGAAGACCATTTGTTTATTAAGTCTGTAAGAAGCATTGCCCAGAAAGCAAAAACAGCTACAGTCAAAGTCATTACAGGTGCAGGACATGTATGCAATATTGATAAACCTGATGCCTTTAACCAGATAACCATCGATTTCATCAGGAGGCAGAAAAGAAGATTGGCATCATAA
- a CDS encoding YbjQ family protein: MIIVTTDAVPGKEIKEIKGFVRGSTVQTKHIGKDILAGLKTIVGGEIGEYTEMMDEARQKAIGRMVEDAKAKGANAIIGMRLQTSAVMQNAAEIIAYGTAAIIEE; encoded by the coding sequence ATGATTATCGTGACTACTGATGCGGTACCTGGGAAAGAGATTAAAGAAATTAAAGGCTTTGTAAGAGGGAGTACAGTACAGACAAAACATATTGGAAAAGATATTCTAGCAGGATTGAAAACAATTGTAGGCGGAGAAATTGGCGAATATACTGAAATGATGGATGAAGCAAGACAGAAGGCAATAGGCAGAATGGTTGAGGATGCAAAAGCTAAAGGGGCCAATGCAATCATTGGAATGCGGCTGCAGACATCAGCTGTTATGCAAAATGCTGCAGAGATCATTGCATACGGAACCGCAGCTATAATTGAAGAATAA
- a CDS encoding YxlC family protein, with amino-acid sequence MTNRKLLQLDHDHQDENFLAAVKKIEDGLESLEENVPVYTPDLQFFENLVAEQKQSMKRKLIRDLAIFTVAALLIVTSLLFMLYQIPAVFFILQGIVTVFIMAYSTVSFVKQVNGT; translated from the coding sequence ATGACGAACAGGAAATTACTGCAGCTCGATCACGATCATCAAGATGAGAATTTTCTGGCTGCTGTAAAGAAGATAGAAGACGGATTGGAATCGCTGGAAGAAAATGTCCCGGTATATACACCTGATCTGCAATTTTTTGAAAACTTAGTTGCAGAGCAAAAACAGTCGATGAAAAGGAAATTGATCAGGGACTTAGCTATCTTCACTGTTGCAGCACTCCTCATTGTAACTTCTTTATTATTCATGCTGTATCAGATTCCAGCTGTATTTTTTATTCTGCAGGGAATTGTCACTGTTTTTATTATGGCTTATAGTACAGTCAGCTTTGTTAAGCAGGTGAATGGCACATGA
- the sigY gene encoding RNA polymerase sigma factor SigY, giving the protein MIGKRGKKLMEEKDLIISAKRGDQLAFAMLFKNNYPFLVKYLIKITMNPDAAEELAQETMAKCVEKIGLFNGKAKFSSWLISIATNLYIDQKRKSKRERNWKAEEEVSRRMKWHLESRNEEWNDALSALGKLKDEIRIPIVLKHYYGYSYEEIGEMMKISSGTVKSRVHNGIMSVREELKLHDEQEITAARSRSSR; this is encoded by the coding sequence ATGATAGGGAAGAGAGGAAAGAAGCTGATGGAGGAGAAAGACCTTATAATAAGCGCCAAACGAGGAGATCAGCTCGCTTTTGCCATGCTTTTTAAAAATAACTATCCCTTTCTGGTTAAATACTTAATCAAAATCACTATGAATCCCGATGCAGCTGAAGAGCTTGCCCAGGAAACAATGGCCAAATGTGTTGAGAAAATCGGCCTGTTCAATGGCAAGGCGAAATTTTCTTCCTGGCTGATTTCCATTGCGACGAATTTGTATATTGATCAGAAGCGAAAGTCGAAAAGAGAGAGGAACTGGAAAGCAGAGGAAGAAGTATCCAGACGCATGAAATGGCACCTTGAAAGCCGAAATGAAGAATGGAATGATGCCTTATCGGCATTGGGAAAATTAAAAGACGAGATAAGGATACCTATCGTACTTAAACATTATTATGGCTACTCATATGAGGAAATAGGAGAAATGATGAAGATATCTTCAGGCACCGTCAAGTCAAGAGTGCACAATGGGATCATGTCTGTAAGAGAGGAGTTGAAGCTTCATGACGAACAGGAAATTACTGCAGCTCGATCACGATCATCAAGATGA